From the genome of Palaemon carinicauda isolate YSFRI2023 unplaced genomic scaffold, ASM3689809v2 scaffold74, whole genome shotgun sequence, one region includes:
- the LOC137637437 gene encoding tropomyosin alpha-1 chain-like translates to MLLFGGNCTSYNKTQSASRKAEEDVDGRRNEEILKEIAESKEKEVALHQRIREPEEQLEKETTTHTEDEKNIRDDSKKLDLRAKEPSKKKNDNENYDRPLEFHKRNFLLEEELEKTQRNLAIAKKQLELSRNWIEVLKEEIAELDQKQEVRISPTQRRDNQEDGKPREETA, encoded by the coding sequence ATGTTGTTGTTTGGAGGAAATTGTACAAGTTATAACAAGACCCAATCGGCGTCCAGGAAGGCTGAGGAGGACGTCGATGGGAGGAGGAACGAAGAAATTTTGAAGGAAATCGCGGAAAGCAAGGAAAAAGAGGTTGCCCTCCACCAGAGGATTCGGGAACCGGAGGAACAGTTAGAAAAGGAAACAACTACCCACACCGAGGATGAAAAAAACATTCGTGACGATTCCAAAAAACTAGATCTGAGGGCTAAAGAACCGAGCAAGAAAAAGAATGACAACGAAAACTATgatcgaccactggaattccacaaACGAAACTTTCTCCtagaagaagaattagaaaaaaCACAGAGAAATCTGGCAATAGCGAAGAAACAGTTGGAACTATCTCGCAATTGGATTGAAGTCCTGAAGGAAGAGATCGCCGAACTGGATCAGAAACAAGAGGTGAGGATTTCCCCAACTCAGCGAAGAGACAACCAGGAGGATGGAAAGCCTCGAGAAGAAACTGCTTGA